The genomic interval ACAAACGAAAGATGGCAGAGTTGTTGTTTATATGGGAGATGACGCTCGCGATCAAAGTTTCTATAAGTTTATTAGTAAAAAGAAATTTAACCCAAATAACCGTGAAGCAAACTTTGATATTTTAGAAAGCGGAACATTATATGTTGCAGACCTTAATAAGCAAACATGGATCGCTTTAGACTATTCAACTAACACAAAGCTGCAAAACTATGTAAAAGATGGTAAAAAATTCTTCACTAGTCAAGCAGATGTATTAACACATGCTCGTGAAGCAGCTCTTGCTGTAGGTGCAACAAAGCTAGATCGCCCAGAAGACGTGGAAATTCATCCACATGACGGAAGTGTATTTTTATCATTAACAAATAACTCTAGTCACGGAAATTTCCACGGTCAAATTTATCGTTTTGTACCTGCAAATAGTGATCACGGCAGTGATACATTTACATTCGAAGTATTTGTTGCCGGCGGACAACAAAGCGGTATTACTTGTCCTGATAATCTTCACTTTGACAGCAAGGGAAATCTATGGGTAGTAGAAGATTACGCTGCTACTGAAGATAACCAATATGCTGCTTATAAAAACTGTGGAGTATTCATGGTACCTACTGATGGAAAAAATTATGGTGAGCCATTCCAATTTGCTTCAGGTCCAAAAGGCTGTGAAGTAACAGGTCCATGGTTAACACCAGATGAACGCACTTTATTCTTAGATGTACAACATCCTGAAACGTGGAATCCATATCCTGGTCAAAGTTTTGGACGTTCTTGCCTAGTAGCTGTTCAAGGCGGTCCATTAAAGTAAGAATGATTTATAGAAAACTCTGGTCTGCTTAAAAAGAAGGGTTTAAACGTATATGGGTACGTTTAAACCTTCGTTCCTAAGTAAGAGAGGTGCATTTTTCATGATCGTCGTGTGTAAAAAACATGTTAATAAAGGGTTGAAAATGATTTTTCTTCCACATGTTCAACCAATCTCCGACGAAAATAAAATCTCTGGGAATTTTCATTGTCAAATCTGCGCCCAGAAAGCTGATTTTAAACTATATAACTTTGAATCTGTAAGGAAACAAGCTATTTAAAATAAAGGAGGAATCTTTATGTTACAGAATATTGGAATTCCTGGTCTTATTCTGATTCTTGTAATCGCGTTAGTTATTTTTGGTCCGAAAAAATTACCGGAAATTGGCCGTGCGTTTGGAACAACTTTAAAGGAATTTAAAAAATCAACACGTGAATTAGTTTCTGATGATGAACAGGAAGAAAAAGAAAAACAAAATAAACAAAAAAATGACGAGCCTAGCACAGAAGAAAAAACAAATAAACCAAAAGCAGTTTAATAAAAATGAATTCAAAAGAGGTGTAGGTAGCTGATTCTTACTTGCATCTCTTTTTAGTAATTAGAAAGTGGTGGCCTATGGAAAACAGGGAAATGAATCTTATCGATCATTTAAGTGAAATGAGAAAACGCCTAATTATTATACTCGGCAGTTTCATTATTTTGATAATCTTGTCATTTATTTATGTGCAAGACATTTACAATTGGTTACTTCAAGATACATCACTAAAGTTAGCAGTTCTTGGACCTAGCGACATACTGTGGGTCTATTTATTACTGTCAGGTGTTATCGCCATTGCAGGTACAATACCGATAGCGGCACATCAAATTTGGCTATTTGTAAAGCCAGCATTATCCGAAAATGAAAGAAAGGTAACGTTGGCGTATATACCAGCATTGTTTATTCTCTTTATAATAGGAATTTCCTTCGGTTATTTTGTCATTTTTCCATTAGTATTTGACTTCCTACTTTCATTATCTGATGAAATGTTTATGACCTTTTTTACTGCTGATAAATATTTTCGTTTTATGGTTCATATTATACTTCCTTTTGGATTCTTATTTGAGCTACCGGTGATTATTATGTTTTTAACTAGTCTTGGAATTTTAAATCCATACCGCTTGCAAAAAATGAGAAAGGTTTCTTATTTTATTTTAGTCGTAACAGCTATTCTCATAACACCACCAGATTTTGTTTCAGATGTTATCGTCGTTATACCACTGTTATTTTTATACGAATGTAGTGTTTTATTATCTAAAGTTGTTTTTCGGAAAAAACAAAAGCAAGCCTTGGCACTTGATTCATGATGAATAAAATCTATTTCAAATAAAGGATGAGGCTGTCCCATAAATCAGTAATCTTGATTTAAAAGGACAGCCTTATCTCTGTTTAATTTATAGTTAGATTCGTCTTATCGAGTTTTTCTTTATACGTTGGGTTCATCAATATGGACCCGAATTAAATGAAAGAGTACTTTGTCATCTTAAGACAACAAATGACCCTTGGAGAGTCGATGAAACATATATCAAAGTAAAAGGTCAATGGATGTATCTGTATCGTGCATTGGATTCCAAAGGGAATACGATCGCTTTTATCTCAGTAAAATAAGGGACAGACAGGCTGCAAAGCTCTTCTTTAAGTAAGCTTTGCGGTCTTTACATGTTTCTAAACCTCGGGTGTTCCATGAATTTCAAATTTTGCACAATAACGGAACCCACAGTACTCGTTTACTTTTATTGTGTATAACCCCCTAATTGTGCGTTCAAGTTAATCCGGTCCTTTCTGCGAGCTGTTTTTGTTCTATTATTCTCGCTTGAACTGCACCCCAATTGTTAGACAGTGCAATAGGGCGAGTTATATTTCCCACAATCCGCTGATCCCCTTGATAGGACTTTCTATGTATAGCTGTTTGGTGTTTGAGCACCGAACAGTCTTTTTTATATAAGCAACTTTCTACTTATAGTATAACCAAAGATTTCATGATACGAATGCCGTTAGAAATCAAGGATACTCCAAATAGGGGATTCCTTGATTTTTTTATTTTTAAGGTTTAGTTAAGGTACAGCCAATTAAGAGTTAAGGTACGTGGATTAGAATAAGTGTAACGAAAGGTAATGGAGGAGAAATAAATGTCTATTTATATTATTGAAACATCGAACTTAACGAAGAAGTTTGGAAAGTTTTTGGCAGTGGATCAAGTAAATATACAGGTTCCGATGGGTGGGATTTATGGATTTCTTGGGCCAAATGGTGCCGGGAAATCAACAACAATTCGGATGCTGCTCGGACTAATTAAGGAAACAAAAGGGGAAGTAGCGGTATTTGGGAAATCGATAAAGAAAGAGCGACTCGATATTTTAAAACGTGTTGGTTCGTTGGTTGAAACACCTTCTTATTACGGACATTTAACGGCATATGAAAACTTGGAGGTTACAAGAAAACTATTAGGCGTGGAAAAAAGTGAAATGACTCGAGTGTTAGAGATTGTAAAATTAGTCGATGTTCAGCATAAAGCGGTGAAGAAATTTTCACTTGGAATGAAGCAGCGGCTTGGAATAGCTCAGGCCCTTTTGGGAAATCCAGCGCTGTTAATCCTTGATGAGCCAACAAATGGCTTGGATCCATCAGGTATTATTGAAGTACGTGAGCTGATTAAAAGCTTGCCTGAAAAATATGGGATTACCGTTTTAATATCAAGCCACATTTTAAGTGAAATCGAATTAATGGCCACCCATGTAGGGATCATTAACAAAGGGAAGTTGTTATTTCAAGGAACGATAGAGGATTTGCGGGATAAACAAAAAGCAGAAATCCAACTGGAGGCGGAACCTATGGACGAAGTGGAAACCTATTTAACTGATAGTGGTATTCCCTTTACGAAGGATCAGCGTTTTCTCTATTTTGACGCCGGGCTTCAACCAGCTAAAATCAATCGTGAGCTTATTTTGAATGGGTATGAGGTGCACCAATTAATGATGAAAAAGCATTCTTTAGAGGAAATCTTTTTATCTATTATTGGGAGCAAGGAGGGGATGGTATGAAGCTTGGAACGTTAATTTGGCTGGAAGGCTACAAACAGAAAAAGGGTTTGATCTGGTTATTTTTACTTGTCATTCCTGCTGGAACTACCCTGGCGATGTTTGTGGATTTTAGTCTCCGTTATGATTACCTGCTGGATACAGCAGAACCAGGATATAGCTCTTGGGATTTACTATTATTAGAAAATCATCTTGTACTAGGATGGGGAATGTTTTTACCGATGTTTATCGCGATCATCTATGCCTTAATCTATCAAGTGGAAGAAAGCAAAAACAACTGGAAACAAATCTTAAGCTTGCCAGTCCGGCGTGAGAGTGTTTATTTTTCTAAATTTCTAGCAGGCTTATTGTTTAGCATGATTCTTATTCTATTAAATATGTTGGGACTTGTTTTGGTTGGGTATATGATGGATTTTCCAGAAACTGTGGAATGGAGCGATTACGTAAGTTATGTTGGGAAACAAATCTTGATGGTTCTATCTGTCGCAAGCCTGCAAAATTGGCTTAGTTCCTACTTTAAAAATGCCATTCTTCCAATAGTCATTGGATTTGGTGGGGTTATTCTATCTACCATTATATTTCAGCATCCCTCTGCCGCAAAATTATTCCCGTATGCCTTTCCCTTCTTTACGGATGGACTTGTCAATGAGGAATTAACAGAGATGGTAAGAAACAATCTATTGCTTATGCTTACCTTTTTGGGTTTAGGATTGTGGCATTTTAAACAAAAAGATGTTCTGTAAGGGGGAAAGACCGATGAAGAAGTTATTACAAGTAGAATTTTACAAATTAAGACGATCGAAAATTATTTTGATCACAACGATTTTAACGTTGTTTGCCCTTTTTCAGGGCTGGATGTTTGCAAAAATGGATCGAACAGAAGGAGTGGAAGATGTATTTAGAGCATTTTTATATCAAGGGAGTATCGCGGTGTACAGCTGGCTGATCTTACCGCTCATTATTACCATTGTCCTGGCAATGATGGCAAGAATGGAGCATAGTAACAATAGCTGGAAACAGCTGCTGTCATTACCGGTAGAAAAGGAGAAGGTGTATATTTCCAAATTACTTGTGGGCATGGGGATTATCCTGTATAGTCTCGTATTGCTTTATGTTGGAATGGTTTTGGCAGCTTACTTGCTTGGCCTGGACGAAATCCCATTTTTATGGATAACAGAACGATTCATGATCATGTTTCTTTCCTCTTTGGGCATTACCGGGGTTATCTTTTATTTGAGTTATCAGTTTAGCCACTTTGGTGTCCCGATGGTTATGGGGGCAGGACTTGCTTTTCCGTCCATGCTAGTCGCAAATTCAGAAAAATATTGGATTTTTTATCCATGGGATTATCCGATTGTTTCGTCCCTGAACCACGTGTTTGATATGAGCGGAAAAAATCTAATCATGCTGATTGTTTCCATCTTCTTATTC from Metabacillus sediminilitoris carries:
- a CDS encoding twin-arginine translocase TatA/TatE family subunit, which encodes MLQNIGIPGLILILVIALVIFGPKKLPEIGRAFGTTLKEFKKSTRELVSDDEQEEKEKQNKQKNDEPSTEEKTNKPKAV
- the tatC gene encoding twin-arginine translocase subunit TatC translates to MENREMNLIDHLSEMRKRLIIILGSFIILIILSFIYVQDIYNWLLQDTSLKLAVLGPSDILWVYLLLSGVIAIAGTIPIAAHQIWLFVKPALSENERKVTLAYIPALFILFIIGISFGYFVIFPLVFDFLLSLSDEMFMTFFTADKYFRFMVHIILPFGFLFELPVIIMFLTSLGILNPYRLQKMRKVSYFILVVTAILITPPDFVSDVIVVIPLLFLYECSVLLSKVVFRKKQKQALALDS
- a CDS encoding ABC transporter ATP-binding protein, yielding MSIYIIETSNLTKKFGKFLAVDQVNIQVPMGGIYGFLGPNGAGKSTTIRMLLGLIKETKGEVAVFGKSIKKERLDILKRVGSLVETPSYYGHLTAYENLEVTRKLLGVEKSEMTRVLEIVKLVDVQHKAVKKFSLGMKQRLGIAQALLGNPALLILDEPTNGLDPSGIIEVRELIKSLPEKYGITVLISSHILSEIELMATHVGIINKGKLLFQGTIEDLRDKQKAEIQLEAEPMDEVETYLTDSGIPFTKDQRFLYFDAGLQPAKINRELILNGYEVHQLMMKKHSLEEIFLSIIGSKEGMV
- a CDS encoding ABC transporter permease, whose amino-acid sequence is MKLGTLIWLEGYKQKKGLIWLFLLVIPAGTTLAMFVDFSLRYDYLLDTAEPGYSSWDLLLLENHLVLGWGMFLPMFIAIIYALIYQVEESKNNWKQILSLPVRRESVYFSKFLAGLLFSMILILLNMLGLVLVGYMMDFPETVEWSDYVSYVGKQILMVLSVASLQNWLSSYFKNAILPIVIGFGGVILSTIIFQHPSAAKLFPYAFPFFTDGLVNEELTEMVRNNLLLMLTFLGLGLWHFKQKDVL
- a CDS encoding ABC transporter permease — encoded protein: MKKLLQVEFYKLRRSKIILITTILTLFALFQGWMFAKMDRTEGVEDVFRAFLYQGSIAVYSWLILPLIITIVLAMMARMEHSNNSWKQLLSLPVEKEKVYISKLLVGMGIILYSLVLLYVGMVLAAYLLGLDEIPFLWITERFMIMFLSSLGITGVIFYLSYQFSHFGVPMVMGAGLAFPSMLVANSEKYWIFYPWDYPIVSSLNHVFDMSGKNLIMLIVSIFLFLLTICIGFLRFRTKDVL